One Natator depressus isolate rNatDep1 chromosome 6, rNatDep2.hap1, whole genome shotgun sequence DNA window includes the following coding sequences:
- the GPR132 gene encoding putative G-protein coupled receptor 132, producing the protein MNESKLECPSMPYEDSRILLVVCYSIVFALGFPANCFTTWLTFVQIRRKNVLAVYIFGLSLCELMYLSTLPLWTTYVQNKHKWEMGSEVCKLTGYIFFCNVYISILLLCCISIDRYVAVVYALESKGVRHQRTAIVITSILFSAVLVIHFPVFILPDGTQTSNRTTCFETLPLNLQLACFNLARFLVGFAIPCTILIFTNYKIFQSTETSSSLGKHQKAKVKYLAVAIITIFLICFAPYHLVLLIRSINFLLHQNSSCAFELRIYSTSAAFLCLSTANSVADPIIYVLASEHVRKDFYESMTKWRYQSSINASLKLKNSKESQEVAQTLENQNLP; encoded by the coding sequence ATGAATGAATCCAAGCTGGAATGCCCATCAATGCCCTATGAGGACAGCAGGATACTGCTGGTTGTGTGCTACAGTATTGTTTTTGCCTTAGGTTTTCCAGCAAATTGCTTTACTACATGGCTAACATTTGTACAGATCCGAAGAAAGAACGTTCTTGCTGTCTACATTTTTGGCTTATCGCTGTGCGAGCTGATGTACTTGAGTACCCTGCCCCTCTGGACTACCTAtgtacaaaacaaacacaaatgggAGATGGGGTCAGAGGTTTGCAAGCTAACAGGATATATCTTTTTCTGCAACGTATATATCAGCATTCTGCTCTTGTGTTGCATTTCTATTGATCGCTATGTAGCAGTGGTGTATGCTTTGGAATCCAAGGGGGTGAGGCATCAGAGAACTGCAATCGTCATCACATCCATTCTCTTTTCTGCGGTTTTAGTAATCCACTTCCCAGTATTTATTTTACCAGATGGCACGCAGACTTCAAACCGTACAACCTGCTTTGAGACTTTACCACTCAACTTACAATTGGCTTGTTTCAACCTTGCCAGGTTCCTAGTTGGATTTGCCATTCCTTGCACAATCCTCATTTTCACAAACTACAAAATTTTCCAAAGTACCGAAACAAGCAGCAGCTTGGGCAAACACCAAAAAGCCAAAGTGAAGTACTTGGCTGTGGCCATCATCACCATTTTTCTGATCTGCTTTGCTCCCTACCATTTGGTGCTCCTGATAAGATCCATAAACTTTCTTTTGCATCAGAACAGCTCATGTGCATTTGAACTTCGCATATATTCTACTTCTGCGGCCTTTCTGTGCTTATCCACTGCTAACAGCGTTGCTGATCCAATCATCTATGTCTTGGCTAGTGAACACGTTAGAAAAGATTTCTACGAGAGTATGACAAAATGGAGATATCAGTCATCCATCAATGCCAGCCTCAAGTTGAAAAATTCAAAAGAATCACAGGAAGTAGCACAGACATTGGAAAATCAAAATTTACCATAA